From a single Lactococcus allomyrinae genomic region:
- the proC gene encoding pyrroline-5-carboxylate reductase, which produces MKTIGFIGVGKMATAIISGIDKTKFNILISGRDLTKTEEQARSLKVSSAASHTELVKNSDLVILSVKPQVLPSVMTGLVSTLTRDKTLISIAAGLTLADLKHLSQSENQPIIRIMPNINAQIGKSTSAIVKNEFVNDEDYAVARSIFESVGTVHEVAEKDFSTFTALAGSSPAYIYMFIDALSRAGVLHGIPKETATKIVAETVQASAEMILQSGENPWSLVDKVSSPAGTTVAGVVSLEQNRFVGNVIDAITATIEREKQLN; this is translated from the coding sequence ATGAAAACTATCGGATTTATCGGCGTTGGTAAAATGGCAACTGCTATCATTTCTGGCATTGACAAAACAAAATTTAACATTCTCATCTCAGGACGTGATTTGACAAAAACAGAAGAACAAGCGCGCAGTCTAAAAGTTAGTTCTGCCGCAAGCCACACTGAACTTGTCAAAAATTCAGACCTTGTCATTCTTTCCGTCAAACCTCAGGTCCTTCCGTCAGTAATGACAGGACTTGTCAGTACGCTGACAAGAGATAAAACTCTAATCTCTATTGCAGCTGGTTTGACTTTAGCTGATTTAAAACACCTCTCTCAATCTGAAAATCAGCCGATTATCCGTATTATGCCAAACATTAACGCTCAAATTGGAAAGTCAACCTCCGCCATTGTTAAAAATGAATTCGTAAATGATGAGGACTATGCTGTAGCTCGGTCAATTTTTGAATCTGTTGGTACCGTTCACGAAGTCGCAGAGAAAGACTTTTCGACTTTCACTGCACTAGCAGGGTCAAGTCCAGCTTATATTTATATGTTCATTGATGCTTTGAGTCGAGCAGGTGTCTTACATGGTATTCCTAAAGAAACCGCCACAAAAATCGTTGCAGAAACTGTCCAAGCCTCCGCTGAAATGATTTTACAAAGTGGTGAAAATCCTTGGAGTCTTGTTGATAAAGTTTCAAGTCCAGCAGGTACAACTGTAGCTGGCGTTGTCAGTCTTGAGCAAAATCGTTTTGTTGGGAATGTCATCGATGCAATTACCGCAACCATTGAGCGCGAAAAACAATTAAACTAA
- the rpsO gene encoding 30S ribosomal protein S15, whose product MAISKEKKQEIITQYARKEGDTGSPEVQIAVLTWEINHLNDHIKTHKKDHATYRGLMKKIGHRRNLLGYLREKDVQRYRELIASLGLRR is encoded by the coding sequence ATGGCAATTTCAAAAGAAAAAAAACAAGAAATCATCACTCAATACGCTCGTAAAGAAGGCGATACTGGTTCACCAGAAGTACAAATCGCTGTATTGACTTGGGAAATCAACCACCTTAACGACCACATCAAAACTCATAAAAAAGACCACGCAACTTATCGTGGTTTGATGAAAAAAATTGGTCATCGTCGTAATCTTCTTGGTTACCTTCGTGAAAAAGATGTTCAACGTTACCGTGAACTTATCGCTTCATTGGGACTTCGTCGTTAA
- the pknB gene encoding Stk1 family PASTA domain-containing Ser/Thr kinase: MIQIGKIFADRYRIIKEIGRGGMANVYQGEDTFLDNRKVAIKVLRSNFENDDIAIARFQREAFAMAELSHPNIVGISDVGEFENQQYIVMEFVDGLTLKQYINEHAPLSNEEAIEITTEILSAMEMAHSHGIIHRDLKPQNVLVSHNGTVKVTDFGIAKALSETSLTQTNTMFGSVHYLSPEQARGSNATVQSDIYAIGIILFELLTGQIPFDGDSAVAIALKHFQENIPSIINLNQNVPQALENVVIRATAKDISDRYANVEEMMNDLATSTSLDRRGEPKLVFSKDKDATKIMPANLINPYDTKPLIDKKEGEDSEKNIEEAAAAKKKKSKKGIIATIIILLLVIGGSAAAWVALTPENVRVPDVKNMTLKEAEAKIKSAKLKVGTVRHESSSSIAQDKVTRTDPMAKTLVRTNSKINIYVSEGGNSFKMKNYVGKQYQDALDDLMINYNVSESQVVSKNVQSSQPAGTILKQTPAKGDYFNLDGNKQIEFEVSEGEQGTMPEFKNRTWKQVKADLISMGVPEGNIILDQQPNTDYANGENYVYASNLDAGESFNIATQQITLTYLGPYQPASSVSTTSESSSSTSESAKDSSSSSADGNDSSNGNQQEAPKNSTTESSSSN, encoded by the coding sequence GGTATGGCCAACGTGTATCAAGGAGAGGATACTTTTCTTGATAACCGTAAGGTAGCCATAAAAGTTTTACGTTCCAATTTTGAAAATGACGATATTGCTATTGCTCGATTTCAACGTGAAGCCTTTGCGATGGCTGAACTTTCTCACCCTAATATTGTCGGAATTTCTGATGTCGGTGAATTTGAAAATCAACAATATATCGTTATGGAATTTGTTGATGGTCTGACACTTAAACAATATATCAATGAACACGCACCATTATCAAACGAAGAAGCGATTGAAATCACTACAGAAATTTTGTCAGCGATGGAAATGGCACACTCACATGGTATTATCCATCGTGACTTGAAACCTCAAAATGTATTGGTTTCACACAATGGGACAGTCAAAGTCACAGACTTTGGGATTGCCAAAGCTTTATCAGAAACATCATTGACACAGACCAATACCATGTTTGGTTCGGTTCATTATTTATCACCAGAGCAGGCGCGTGGTTCAAATGCAACGGTTCAATCAGATATTTATGCGATTGGGATTATCTTATTTGAGCTGTTGACAGGGCAAATTCCATTTGATGGAGACTCTGCTGTTGCTATTGCGCTGAAACATTTCCAAGAGAATATTCCAAGCATCATTAATCTCAATCAAAATGTTCCTCAAGCTCTTGAAAATGTTGTTATTCGTGCGACTGCAAAGGACATTTCTGACCGATATGCGAATGTTGAGGAAATGATGAATGACTTGGCTACGTCTACAAGTTTAGACCGACGTGGGGAGCCAAAACTTGTCTTTAGTAAAGACAAAGATGCAACGAAGATTATGCCAGCAAACTTGATAAATCCTTATGACACAAAGCCTTTAATTGACAAAAAAGAGGGTGAAGATTCTGAGAAAAATATCGAGGAAGCGGCGGCTGCAAAGAAAAAGAAATCTAAAAAAGGAATCATTGCAACGATTATCATTTTATTGTTGGTCATTGGTGGTTCCGCTGCTGCGTGGGTTGCTTTGACTCCTGAGAATGTGAGAGTACCTGATGTAAAAAATATGACCTTAAAAGAGGCAGAAGCAAAAATAAAGAGTGCTAAACTTAAAGTTGGAACAGTTCGACATGAGTCCAGCTCTTCCATTGCTCAAGATAAAGTTACTCGGACAGACCCTATGGCAAAAACGTTAGTACGAACAAATAGTAAAATTAATATCTATGTTTCAGAAGGCGGAAATTCCTTCAAGATGAAGAATTATGTTGGGAAACAATATCAAGATGCTTTAGATGATTTGATGATTAATTATAATGTGTCAGAGAGTCAAGTGGTTTCTAAGAATGTTCAGAGTTCTCAACCAGCAGGAACAATTTTGAAACAAACGCCTGCAAAAGGGGATTATTTCAATCTCGATGGTAATAAGCAGATTGAGTTTGAAGTTTCAGAAGGTGAGCAAGGAACAATGCCTGAGTTTAAAAACAGGACTTGGAAACAAGTGAAGGCAGATTTGATTTCGATGGGTGTACCAGAAGGAAACATTATTTTGGATCAACAGCCAAACACGGATTATGCTAATGGTGAGAACTACGTTTATGCTTCAAATCTTGACGCAGGTGAGTCTTTCAATATTGCAACACAACAAATTACGCTAACTTATTTAGGCCCTTATCAACCGGCTTCAAGCGTATCAACAACAAGTGAAAGTTCATCTAGTACATCGGAATCGGCAAAAGATTCAAGTTCGTCTTCAGCCGATGGGAATGATTCATCAAATGGTAATCAGCAAGAAGCTCCAAAAAATTCTACTACGGAGTCCTCATCCAGTAATTAA